The following proteins are encoded in a genomic region of Photobacterium toruni:
- a CDS encoding DUF2913 family protein: MSDLQLSFVIFNETFYKKIMMNTHKHSLILEITQNALLSLYLMISNEKRFVTTEKRNAYLVQYLKKIEKKAYFKNIKKEIKLMILVAKKKASDLEIKLIELNRSALAEQNSLDDAQILYDFLQSLLDNYGYDSKLYESVKEYDHDVIYIMQEQLVNCFSPNGAQLAPISIIISLMDIDKNVFIENLSTENKFQIELKQYNKTTKALHLLLHPIGQDIKLYHEIHAE, encoded by the coding sequence TTGTCGGATTTACAACTATCTTTTGTTATATTTAATGAAACATTTTATAAAAAAATTATGATGAATACTCACAAACACAGTCTTATATTAGAAATAACACAGAACGCGTTACTTTCACTTTACCTGATGATCAGCAACGAGAAACGATTCGTTACAACAGAAAAACGCAATGCATATCTTGTTCAATATTTAAAAAAGATAGAGAAAAAGGCTTATTTCAAAAATATAAAAAAAGAAATCAAGCTTATGATCCTTGTAGCTAAGAAAAAAGCGAGTGATCTTGAAATAAAGCTTATTGAGTTGAATCGAAGTGCTTTGGCAGAGCAAAATAGCCTGGATGACGCGCAGATTCTCTATGATTTTCTACAGTCATTGCTTGATAACTATGGTTACGATTCAAAGTTATATGAAAGCGTTAAAGAGTATGACCACGACGTTATATACATTATGCAAGAACAGCTTGTAAACTGTTTTAGTCCAAATGGTGCACAATTGGCCCCTATTTCTATAATAATATCGTTGATGGACATTGATAAAAATGTATTCATAGAAAATCTTAGTACTGAAAATAAATTTCAGATCGAATTAAAACAATATAATAAGACAACTAAAGCTTTGCACCTTCTACTGCACCCAATTGGCCAAGACATAAAGCTCTATCACGAGATACACGCCGAATAA
- a CDS encoding tyrosine-type recombinase/integrase — MSNLPVGRYSKPHELTIGNISKRVSDTVTNPALSYINSLSASSSYGGRVGARSSLERFCRHFLGPSSNLVDWAMLITDTNYTERALAGYFLSRAKNTSKINNTVIDDNDPYYNVHMKPLRDALLAVTEHFRTDPALDGYIDKWLFCINSRLQCNEYVYSSNMSPMAIRHTISTSMLNNGQKNALESFSCFMISTCIERFEWDKFLYAPIVKAMMSEYLEVGIIKDGRKIDDYKPATADNLYRMLTGVAEHHWLAENMTVERLQRVKAIKLARGSRKSSGRYIHFHDYDMIIDIINSHPNEIRVIRDKALISCLFYLGLRRHEVVNLKLKNIDWEAGFITVVGKGNKERDVPFDLDDDFNIYLKDWLRTLSEHFLEREPDDFIFTAVTKSKVPTPKKLGSQSINDICKWIIDNGLSKSISPHDFRHTVATNLLAQGVDLLSVSKMLGHASPTTTQRYDQRDRDQLRKATIKRKV; from the coding sequence ATGAGCAATTTACCAGTTGGGAGATATTCAAAACCTCACGAGTTAACAATTGGAAATATTAGTAAAAGAGTAAGTGACACCGTCACTAACCCTGCGCTCAGTTATATTAATTCGTTATCTGCGTCTAGTTCATACGGTGGACGTGTTGGTGCACGTTCTTCCTTAGAACGTTTTTGCCGGCACTTCCTGGGTCCGTCTTCAAACCTTGTTGATTGGGCAATGTTGATTACCGACACTAACTATACTGAACGCGCCTTAGCTGGTTACTTTCTTTCCAGAGCCAAAAACACTTCTAAAATTAACAATACCGTCATTGATGACAATGATCCCTATTACAATGTACACATGAAACCATTAAGAGATGCCCTTTTAGCTGTTACAGAGCATTTTCGTACCGATCCAGCGCTTGATGGATACATTGATAAATGGCTATTTTGTATTAATAGCAGGTTACAGTGTAACGAGTATGTTTATTCGAGTAATATGTCACCTATGGCCATACGACATACGATCAGTACTTCTATGCTCAATAATGGACAAAAAAACGCATTAGAATCATTCTCTTGTTTCATGATTTCAACATGTATCGAAAGATTTGAATGGGATAAGTTCCTTTATGCTCCAATTGTGAAAGCAATGATGAGTGAATACTTGGAAGTTGGTATCATTAAAGATGGCCGCAAAATTGATGATTACAAACCGGCTACTGCAGATAATTTATATCGTATGTTAACTGGTGTAGCTGAACATCATTGGTTAGCAGAAAACATGACCGTTGAGCGTTTACAACGTGTTAAGGCAATTAAACTTGCACGTGGCTCTCGTAAAAGCTCTGGTCGTTATATCCATTTCCACGATTACGATATGATCATTGATATTATCAATAGTCATCCAAATGAGATCAGAGTCATTAGAGATAAGGCACTGATTTCTTGTCTTTTTTATCTAGGCTTACGACGACATGAGGTTGTAAATCTAAAGCTAAAGAACATCGATTGGGAAGCGGGTTTTATCACTGTCGTTGGTAAAGGTAACAAAGAGCGGGATGTCCCATTTGATCTCGATGATGATTTTAATATTTATCTTAAAGACTGGTTAAGGACATTATCAGAACATTTTTTAGAAAGAGAACCTGATGATTTCATCTTTACTGCGGTAACAAAATCAAAGGTCCCAACACCTAAAAAATTAGGTTCACAGTCAATTAATGATATTTGTAAGTGGATTATTGACAATGGTCTATCAAAGTCAATTTCACCTCACGATTTTCGTCATACTGTTGCGACGAATTTGTTAGCCCAAGGAGTAGATTTACTCTCTGTAAGTAAAATGCTGGGGCACGCTTCACCAACAACGACACAACGGTATGACCAGCGTGATCGTGACCAGTTACGTAAGGCTACTATAAAACGTAAGGTCTAA
- a CDS encoding 4Fe-4S single cluster domain-containing protein — protein MSYLNIAAVVDQTNAEGPGLRTAIWVQGCLKRCRGCCNPAFLEIKPAKVLSSEDICQRIKSNYQNYGIEGITLLGGEPFLQAVGLVDIAKFTQELGLTVMIFTGYSMAELNDEKFKDASKLISFTDLLIDEEYDHRQLETVRNWVGSTNQNFHYITNRYDKNIEVADNLITNEWRISSENIITNGLPFIINRQ, from the coding sequence ATGAGTTATCTGAACATCGCCGCCGTTGTTGACCAAACCAATGCGGAAGGGCCGGGATTAAGAACGGCGATTTGGGTTCAAGGTTGTCTGAAAAGATGTCGAGGTTGCTGCAATCCGGCTTTTCTGGAGATAAAACCAGCAAAGGTATTGTCTTCAGAAGACATTTGCCAGCGTATTAAAAGCAATTACCAAAACTATGGAATAGAGGGGATTACGCTTCTGGGCGGGGAACCGTTTCTACAAGCGGTAGGCTTGGTTGATATCGCTAAGTTCACCCAAGAGTTGGGTTTAACCGTCATGATATTTACAGGTTACAGTATGGCGGAACTTAATGACGAAAAGTTTAAAGACGCGTCAAAGCTGATTAGTTTTACCGACCTATTAATTGATGAGGAATATGATCATCGTCAGCTAGAAACAGTCAGGAATTGGGTTGGTTCAACAAACCAGAATTTTCACTACATCACAAACCGTTACGATAAAAATATTGAAGTGGCTGATAATTTAATTACAAATGAATGGAGGATTTCTTCTGAGAATATTATTACAAATGGGCTGCCTTTTATTATAAATAGGCAATAA